From a region of the Candidatus Brocadia sp. genome:
- a CDS encoding AbrB/MazE/SpoVT family DNA-binding domain-containing protein — protein MEYILKVSPKGQVTFPKKLREALEVKDLIEVEIKDRKAIVRKPEPVTDDLAGCFKKYTLKKKFTANEDIEKAVEITAHEIAEKDT, from the coding sequence ATGGAATACATACTGAAGGTTTCACCGAAGGGACAGGTTACATTTCCGAAAAAATTAAGAGAAGCCCTTGAGGTGAAAGACCTCATAGAGGTTGAAATCAAGGACAGGAAAGCGATCGTTAGAAAACCCGAGCCTGTTACAGACGACCTTGCGGGCTGCTTTAAAAAATATACCCTTAAAAAGAAATTTACGGCGAATGAAGACATAGAGAAAGCCGTCGAGATTACTGCCCATGAAATTGCCGAAAAAGATACTTGA
- a CDS encoding LamG domain-containing protein codes for MKLIINLINATIYTTRNVAIFSGFRSNSNLQLREGFELRFPAGAPDTLEFVLVTQDRSGNRTTRTTRRNLLTSIGSWYHAVGIYNKTTGQQTLYVNGELVHTQTHPVGNTVVPMIYYPDMRIGHSRVNNGYFNGVIDDVRLYNRPLSDWEIRTLYHAFTGDLQVHYALDEGSGTIAGDSSGNGNHGAINGGAIWTGAPIANGLRFDGVDDHVTVPRINNDEISVTAWCYKNANDTTRNDAIFSGFRNSSNAQLREGFELRFPSGNPNTLQFVVVTQDGSGTRIMQMAQGNLGNSVGSWYHVTGTYNKTTGEQKLYVNGQLVNTQTHPAGNTVVPLTAYTDMRIGHSRVNAGYFNGILDDVRLYRRALSDQEVLDIFNN; via the coding sequence ATGAAACTAATTATTAACTTAATTAATGCAACAATCTATACAACACGGAATGTTGCCATTTTTAGCGGATTCAGAAGCAACTCAAATCTGCAACTTCGGGAGGGGTTTGAATTGCGGTTTCCTGCAGGTGCCCCGGATACCCTTGAGTTTGTCCTCGTGACACAAGACAGGAGCGGGAACAGGACGACACGGACTACCCGAAGGAATCTCCTTACCTCGATAGGAAGCTGGTACCATGCCGTTGGCATCTATAACAAGACAACGGGGCAACAAACGTTGTATGTAAATGGAGAACTCGTTCATACTCAGACCCATCCGGTGGGAAATACTGTCGTACCCATGATCTATTACCCTGACATGAGGATAGGACATTCACGGGTGAATAATGGTTATTTCAACGGCGTTATTGATGACGTCCGTCTGTACAACCGGCCCTTGAGTGACTGGGAAATCCGCACCTTATACCATGCCTTCACCGGAGACCTGCAGGTGCACTACGCCCTTGATGAAGGATCGGGGACGATTGCAGGAGATTCTTCGGGTAATGGCAATCATGGTGCCATCAATGGCGGAGCGATATGGACGGGGGCGCCGATTGCAAATGGACTGAGATTTGATGGGGTAGATGATCATGTAACCGTCCCCAGGATCAACAACGATGAGATTTCCGTTACGGCGTGGTGCTATAAGAATGCCAATGATACGACGCGGAATGACGCCATCTTCAGCGGATTCAGGAACAGTTCCAATGCACAACTCCGTGAGGGATTTGAACTGAGATTTCCATCAGGCAATCCCAATACGCTTCAGTTTGTCGTGGTGACACAGGATGGAAGCGGCACAAGAATCATGCAAATGGCCCAGGGGAATTTGGGTAATTCTGTGGGAAGCTGGTACCATGTTACCGGTACATATAACAAGACAACGGGAGAACAAAAGTTATACGTAAATGGTCAACTGGTGAATACCCAAACCCATCCGGCGGGGAACACGGTAGTGCCGTTGACGGCGTACACGGACATGAGGATAGGCCATTCACGGGTGAATGCAGGGTATTTTAACGGCATCCTTGACGACGTTCGGCTTTACCGGAGGGCATTGAGTGATCAGGAGGTGCTGGACATTTTTAACAATTAA
- a CDS encoding IS630 family transposase produces MKDDGRKLSREVLESYRIRAITLRDKMHYSVKEIGEIFGIKYESVSRWFSQYRRGGIEALKERKAKGKARIVNADDLRWLQSVLQNVATKYGFSTPLWTGTYVRILFRREGKVNLDRSTIWRYLVRLGLSFQKPEKRYSQQDMDLVKTWISKEWPEIQKWAQKNRAIIYFEDESGVSLAPVIGKTWAPIGETPVVRVTGKRGGVLAMSAISPSGRMCFRLEKRKVNAQVLMEFLNQISVQHPRRKVAVIMDQAPCHVAKRIKALNEGSSKLRVFHLPPYSPDLNPDEKVWRHMKHVTLKNHQAQNKKQLGRLVIGALRKIQKNPELTKKFFENYLT; encoded by the coding sequence ATGAAAGATGACGGAAGGAAGCTGTCAAGGGAGGTATTGGAGTCTTATCGAATCCGGGCGATCACGCTCAGGGATAAGATGCATTATTCCGTTAAAGAAATAGGCGAGATATTTGGCATTAAGTATGAAAGTGTCTCAAGGTGGTTCTCTCAATACCGTCGTGGTGGTATAGAGGCGCTTAAGGAACGCAAAGCAAAGGGCAAGGCGCGAATTGTAAATGCGGATGATTTAAGATGGTTGCAAAGTGTTTTGCAGAATGTCGCGACAAAATATGGTTTTTCGACTCCGCTGTGGACCGGAACATATGTTAGAATTCTTTTCCGGCGAGAAGGAAAAGTGAATTTGGATCGCAGCACAATATGGCGATATCTGGTTCGGTTGGGTTTGAGTTTTCAAAAGCCGGAAAAACGTTATTCACAGCAAGACATGGATTTGGTAAAGACATGGATTAGCAAGGAGTGGCCTGAAATTCAGAAGTGGGCTCAGAAAAACCGGGCTATTATCTATTTTGAGGATGAGTCGGGCGTTTCCCTTGCGCCTGTTATTGGAAAAACATGGGCTCCGATAGGAGAAACCCCCGTTGTGCGTGTGACCGGGAAACGGGGCGGCGTTTTGGCCATGTCGGCGATTTCGCCATCTGGCAGGATGTGTTTCCGTCTGGAGAAACGAAAAGTTAACGCCCAGGTTCTTATGGAATTTCTGAATCAAATTAGCGTGCAACATCCGCGGCGTAAGGTGGCGGTGATCATGGACCAAGCGCCTTGCCATGTTGCCAAAAGAATTAAAGCATTGAATGAGGGGTCATCGAAGCTACGCGTATTCCATCTGCCGCCGTATTCACCGGATCTGAATCCGGATGAAAAAGTTTGGCGGCATATGAAGCATGTCACGCTAAAGAATCACCAGGCACAGAACAAAAAACAACTTGGACGTTTAGTCATTGGAGCGCTTAGAAAAATACAGAAGAACCCTGAATTGACCAAGAAATTCTTTGAGAATTATTTAACATAA
- a CDS encoding PIN domain-containing protein: protein MKLPKKILDANVILRFFLEDDEEKFQRSKEFFRKLEFGEDEALLTEIVFAEVIWVLQKVYSIPRKEISPIFLKLLNYNGLKTVFSKEIFSESLKLYAVHTVDIQDIFLAVLARMKDCKIISFDKADFKKLKADFEEP from the coding sequence ATGAAATTGCCGAAAAAGATACTTGACGCCAACGTAATACTGAGGTTTTTTCTTGAAGATGATGAGGAGAAATTCCAGAGGTCAAAAGAGTTTTTCAGGAAACTTGAATTCGGGGAAGATGAAGCCCTTTTGACAGAGATCGTATTTGCCGAAGTCATCTGGGTCTTACAGAAAGTTTACAGCATCCCGCGGAAAGAGATCAGCCCGATATTCTTGAAATTACTAAATTATAATGGCTTAAAAACTGTTTTCAGCAAAGAAATTTTTTCAGAGAGCCTGAAATTGTACGCCGTTCACACAGTAGACATTCAGGATATTTTTCTAGCGGTTTTGGCAAGAATGAAAGACTGCAAGATCATTTCCTTTGATAAAGCGGATTTCAAGAAATTGAAGGCTGATTTCGAGGAACCTTGA